The DNA window CTCCTGGCCGAGGTAGGCCAGCAGCCGGGCGGCCCGCTCGGGGTGGCGTACGAGGTCGTGGCCGAGCAGGGTCACGCTGCCGGCGTCGGGGCGCATCAGCCCGGTGAGCTGGCGGACCAGCGTCGACTTGCCGGCGCCGTTGGGGCCGAGCAGGCCGAAGATCTCGCCGCGCCGGACCTCCAGGCAGACGCCGTCGCTGGCGCGGGTCTCGGGCAGGGCCGGGGCCCCGCGCCGGCCGCGCACGGCGGGATAGGTCTTGACCAGGTCACGCACCGCGCAGACGACGTCGGGGCCGGCTGCCGCGCCTGCCGCTGTGCCGTTCTGCTCTTGTGCTGTGCCCGTGCTCACGAGGGAGCAGCCTACGCGGCTCCGGCCCCTACTCGGCGCCCGGGGTCGCCGGGGAGGCCGCGTTCAGGGGGGTGGTTCCGGGGGCCGCGGCGGGTACGGCGGCCACGTGTTCGGCGGCGGCGCGGACGTCGATCTCCCGCCAGAACCCGGCCCGGATGGCATAGCGGTCGTGCTCGTCGATCTGGTCGTCCTTGTGCGCGAGCAGGCCGAACCGGGCGGCGTAGCGCAGCAGCTCGCCGTCGATGCGGTGCGGGATGCGGGGGTACATGGTGGCCAGTTTCTGGAGGTGCACGGTCTCCGGGAGCCGCTCCATCCAGCGCCGGGCGAACACCTGTCCCACCTCGAAGGGGTCGCCGCCGACGGTGGTGATGTCCTCCTCCCGGTCGGCCCAGCGCTGTTCGGCGCTGGTGAGCTGGGCGAGGGTGGGCAGGGAGGCGGTCTCGGCAGGTTCGCCGAGCGGTCCGGCGCGGTCGATCCAGCCCTTGTCGGAGGACCAGCGCAGGGCACTGCCGGCCGGGGCGTGGCCGCCCTGCTGCCCGTTCGGCGCCGCGGGCTGCTGGCCGGGGGCGCGCAGCGAGCCGGCGAGGTCCTTGGGCGTGGGGACGGTCCTGCCGGCGCCGGTGGCGGGCGCGGGGACCGGCAGGCCGTCGCCGTCGTCGTCCCCGCTGTCGGCGGTGCTGTTGCGGGCGGCCTCGGCGAGCGCGGCCTCGGGCAGCGGGGCGGAGAGGATGGCGGCGATGTCGGGGCGCGGGGCGGGCGGCGGGGAGCACAGGCCGGTGAGGTCCTTGGCGCGGACGGCCCGGGTGATCCAGGCCCGGTCCAGGACGCGGCGTTCGTCGGCTTCCGCGACGAGGTCCTCGGACTGGTTGTAGTCCCCGTCGGCGGCCTGGACGGCCCACAGGTGGACGGCGACGCCGTGTTCCTTGGCGGACATCAGGCCGGGCAGCAGGTCTCCGTCGCCGGTCACCAGTACGACGTCGGAGCAGGCGCGGTTGCGGGCCAGCTCGGTGAGTTCGGCGTGCATGGCGGCGTCGACGCCCTTCTGCGCCCAGCGGCCGTCGCTGCGGGTCAGGGCCCCCAGCCGGACGGTGACGCGGGACATGACGCGCAGCCGCCGGTGCTCGGGCTGGGGCACCCGGTCGGGTGCGCCGTCGAACCAGTAGATGCGCAGCAGGGGCTGCTCGGTGTCGGCCTCGGCGCGCTCGCGCAGGCCCTGGATGAGGGCGGCGTGGTCGACGGTGATGCGGGAGCGGGAGGGCTCCCCTGCGAGGAGGCTCGCGGCGGCGCCCAGCAGATAGCCGGCGTCCACCAGGACGACGCAGCGGTCCACGCGTTCCACCCTCTTCCCTGGGGGTCCTCTGTGCTTTTCGTCGGGTGCCCCGAGTCTGCCCGACCGCAAGGGTGTTGACGGCCGGAACTCGATCATCGGCGTGGCGGATCTCACAAGGAGGCCGGGAAAGGCTCCCGACTACGCGCGGTAATGATCCAAAATGCGCGGTTTCTGGCGCTGTGTGAGTGTGAAGGCGGTCCTGGCCCCTAGACCCCATCACGGAGGCTCCACCATGGCCAAGAACAAGCAGCAGAAGCAGCCGAAGCAGCAGGCCCGCTCGTCCTCGCAGGACCCGTCGAGGAGCTCGACGGAATCCTCGCCCGAGTCGGCCTCGCAGGCCCCGAGTCCGATGGATCTGGCGCACAAGAGCAGGTCGAAGAAGTTCGGCCACAACTGACGCGGCTGCTCCGGATGACGCAGAAGGGCCTGCCCGGCGGTGCCGGGCAGGCCCTTCTGCGTCGTGCGGCGGGGCTATCCGGCCAGACAGGACGGGCCGAGCAGCACCTTGAGGTCGCCGAACAGGGCGGGGTCGGGCTGGACCCGGTGCTTGTCGAGGCGCAGCACGGTGGTGGTGCGCGGGCCCTGGAGCTTGATCCGCACCTCGGTGTTGCCCTTGTGGTGGCGCAGGATCTCCCCCAGCCGGGTCACCATCGGCGGGGTGACCTTGACCGTGGGGATGGTGAGGACCACCGGGGCATTGGTGCCGGCGGAGGTGAGGTCGGGGACCATCATCTCCATGGCGACCAGGCGGGGCACGTCCTCGCGCTTGTCGAGGCGGCCCTTGACGAAGACGACGGTGTCCTCGACCAGCTGGGTGGAGACGAGCTGGTAGGTCGCGGGGAAGAACATGCACTCGATGGAGCCGGCCAGGTCCTCGACGGTGGCGATGGCCCAGGCGTTGCCCTGCTTGGTCATCTTGCGCTGGAGGCCGGAGATGATGCCGCCGATGGTGACGACGGCGCCGTCGGAGTGCTCGCCGCCGGTCAGCTGGGAGATGCCGGCGTCGGTCTTGTCGGAGAGCACGTGCTCGAGGCCGAAGAGCGGGTGGTCGGAGACGTAGAGGCCGAGCATCTCGCGCTCCTGGGCGAGCAGGTAGGACTTCTCCCACTCGACGTCGGAGAACTCGACGTCGAGGCCGAAGCCGGGCTCGTCGCCCGCGCCCTCGTCGCCCATGCCGCCGAAGAGGTCGAACTGTCCCTCGGCCTCCTTGCGCTTGACCGCGACCACGTTGTCGATCATCGACTCGTGGTGGGCGACCAGGCCCTTGCGGGTGTGGCCCATCTCGTCGTAGGCCCCGGCCTTGATCAGCGACTCGACGGTCCGCTTGTTGCAGACCACGGCCTCGACCTTGTCCAGGAAGTCGGGGAAGGAGGAGAACTTCCCCTTGGCCTTCCGGGTCTTGATGATCGAGTCGACGACGTTCTGGCCGACGTTGCGCACCGCGGTGAGGCCGAAGAGGATCACGTCGTCGCCCTGGGCGGCGAAGTTGGACTCGGACTCGTTGACGTTCGGCGGGAGCACCTTGATGCCCATGCGCCGGCACTCGTTCAGGTAGATCGCGGACTTGTCCTTGTCGTCCTTGACCGAGGTGAGCAGGCCCGCCATGTACTCGGCCGGGTAGTTCGCCTTGAGGTAGGCGGTCCAGTAGGAGACCAGGCCGTACGCGGCCGAGTGGGCCTTGTTGAAGGCGTAGCCGGCGAAGGGGACCAGGACGTCCCAGAGCTTTTGGATGGCCTCGTCGGAGTAGCCGTTCTTGCGGGCGCCCGCCTGGAAGATCGTGAAGTTCTTCGCCAGCTCCTCGGGCTTCTTCTTGCCCATCACGCGGCGCAGGATGTCGGCCTCGCCGAGCGAGTACCCGGCGATGATCTGGGCGGCCTTCTGCACCTGCTCCTGGTACACGATCAGGCCGTAGGTGACCGCGAGCACCTCTTCGAGGGGCCCCTCCAGCTCCGGGTGGATCGGGGTGATCTCCTGCTGCTTGTTCTTGCGCAGGGCGTAGTTCGTGTGCGAGTTCATGCCCATCGGGCCCGGGCGGTAGAGCGCGGACACGGCGGAGATGTCTTCGAAGTTGTCGGGCTTCATCAGGCGCAGCAGGGAGCGCAT is part of the Streptomyces subrutilus genome and encodes:
- a CDS encoding NYN domain-containing protein, whose translation is MERVDRCVVLVDAGYLLGAAASLLAGEPSRSRITVDHAALIQGLRERAEADTEQPLLRIYWFDGAPDRVPQPEHRRLRVMSRVTVRLGALTRSDGRWAQKGVDAAMHAELTELARNRACSDVVLVTGDGDLLPGLMSAKEHGVAVHLWAVQAADGDYNQSEDLVAEADERRVLDRAWITRAVRAKDLTGLCSPPPAPRPDIAAILSAPLPEAALAEAARNSTADSGDDDGDGLPVPAPATGAGRTVPTPKDLAGSLRAPGQQPAAPNGQQGGHAPAGSALRWSSDKGWIDRAGPLGEPAETASLPTLAQLTSAEQRWADREEDITTVGGDPFEVGQVFARRWMERLPETVHLQKLATMYPRIPHRIDGELLRYAARFGLLAHKDDQIDEHDRYAIRAGFWREIDVRAAAEHVAAVPAAAPGTTPLNAASPATPGAE